The Pseudomonas multiresinivorans DNA window CCAGGGGGGAGGTGCCGTTCTCCAGGCGCAACAAGTTGCGACCCTGGCGCAGTTCGCAGACGCCATCGTTGGGCGATTGCGAGAAGTTCGAGCCCATGCCCAGCGGGCACTTGAACTGGCGCTCGATCATCCGCCCGCTCTCGGGGTGGTAGAGGTAGACGAAACCGATGGACAGCAGGCTGAGGTCCGCCAGCGCGCAGCCGCCGATCAGCGTCGGGCTGATCAGGCCGAAGTACTGGAACTGGTGGAAGCTGCGCCACTTGCTCAACGCGCCAAGGCGGCGCCCCATGGGCGAGCGGAAGTCGAAGTCGCGGTGATTGATGGTCGCCGGGGTGCCGGGAAAGATGCCGTAGTGCGGTTGGCCGTTGGGCTGGATCAGCTGCTGCATGGGCGCGGGCTCGGTGGCAGGGTGCGGCGAATCCTAGCACCGGCTCCCCGCCCGCCGCAGTCACGCACGGCGCCAGCTCGGGGGACGGAATGGGCCATCAGGCGACGACCTGGTTGCGCCCGAACGCCTTGGCCTCGTAGAGCGCACGGTCGGCGTGCTCGTAGATGCTGCGCAGCGGATGCCCGGTCTCCGGCCAAAGGCAGGAAACGCCGATGGAGAGCGTCACCTCATCCGCCGTCAGCGAGCCTTCGTGGACGATGCCCAGACCCTGCACCGCTCCGCGCAACACCTCGGCACGCTCCCTCGCCTCACGCTCGCTGGCGCCGTAAAGCAGCACGGCGAATTCCTCACCGCCCAGGCGCACAGCCATATCCAGCGGGCGCCGGGCACTGGCCATCAGCACCTCGCCGATACGCTGCAACACACCATCTCCGGCCTGGTGGCCGTAGCGGTCGTTGTAGGCCTTGAAATGGTCGACATCGCAGAGCAGCAGCGCTAATCCCACACTCTCGCGCTGTGCCTGGCGCCACAGGCGTTCCAGCTGACGGTTGAAGCTGCGTCGATTGTGCAGGCCGGTCAGCGCGTCATGCTCGGCCATTACCTTGAGCAGGCGGCTGATCAGGAAATGCTGGCGGGACTTGTAGTCCAGCAGGTAGCAGCCCACCGCGCCGACCAGGTTGCCGAACAGCAGGAAGACCACGTTGCTGACCAGCTTGGGCAGCGGCAGCCCGGCATACAGCTCGAAGCCCACGTAGGCCAGCAGGATCACGGAAGCACTGCCCACCGCCTCGGCGAAGCGCAGGCCGATCAGGAAGTAGGCAGCCATGCTGACCAGCAACAGCCCTTCGTAGGGATAGCTCTGGTCGACGGTGTGGGCGATGCCGGCGACTGCCGCCGCGCCGATGCCGACGCTGAGGATGCAGGCCAGGCTGAGCGGCACCAGCAGGTGGATATGGCGACGCTGCAGGATCAACCCGCCGCAGACGGTCAGCAGCACCAGCACGCCGATACGCACGGCAAGCATCTGCCAGTGTTCGGGACCACGGATGAGGAGGAAATCGATGGCCGCCAGCGCCAGCCAGATCAGCACGCCGATGGTCAGCGCGGTGCGCTTGAGATCGAAGCTGTCTTCGAGCAGGTAATGGCGGTACTGGGTCTCGAGGTCGGGTTCGAAACGCAGGCGGCGA harbors:
- a CDS encoding sensor domain-containing diguanylate cyclase, with protein sequence MVALRPPREEVSVPQQQSWLDDVRSNAYAEQLSRGFRRLRFEPDLETQYRHYLLEDSFDLKRTALTIGVLIWLALAAIDFLLIRGPEHWQMLAVRIGVLVLLTVCGGLILQRRHIHLLVPLSLACILSVGIGAAAVAGIAHTVDQSYPYEGLLLVSMAAYFLIGLRFAEAVGSASVILLAYVGFELYAGLPLPKLVSNVVFLLFGNLVGAVGCYLLDYKSRQHFLISRLLKVMAEHDALTGLHNRRSFNRQLERLWRQAQRESVGLALLLCDVDHFKAYNDRYGHQAGDGVLQRIGEVLMASARRPLDMAVRLGGEEFAVLLYGASEREARERAEVLRGAVQGLGIVHEGSLTADEVTLSIGVSCLWPETGHPLRSIYEHADRALYEAKAFGRNQVVA